A single window of Bufo bufo chromosome 10, aBufBuf1.1, whole genome shotgun sequence DNA harbors:
- the LOC120981173 gene encoding catalase: MADQRDKSTDQMKLWKEGRGNQKQDVLTTGGGNPICDKLNLLTIGPRGPLLVQDVVFTDEMAHFDRERIPERVVHAKGAGAFGYFEVTHDITNYSKAKVFEKIGKKTPIAARFSTVAGEAGSADTVRDPRGFAVKFYTEDGNWDLTGNNTPIFFIRDAMLFPSFIHSQKRNPQTHMKDPDMVWDFWSLRPESLHQVSFLFSDRGIPDGHRHMNGYGSHTFKLINAKNEPVYCKFHFKTNQGIRNLTVEEAGRLAAENPDYGINDLYDAIANGNYPSWTFYIQVMTFEQAEKYPFNPFDLTKIWPHKDYPLIPVGKMVLDRNPANYFAEVEQSAFDPSNMPPGIEPSPDKMLQGRLFSYPDTHRHRLGANYLQLPVNCPYRTRVANYQRDGPMCFSDNQGGAPNYYPNSFSAPDVQPSARESRFRVSADVYRYNSSDEDNVSQVRDFYTKVLSEEERQRLVENIAGHLKDAQLFIQKRAVKNFSDVHPEYGSRVQALLDKYNAEGRSKRTVKTYTQHSAHVTANDKSNL; this comes from the exons AAGCAGGACGTCCTGACGACAGGCGGTGGGAATCCCATATGCGATAAGCTGAACCTCCTGACTATCGGACCCCGCGGGCCCCTGCTGGTTCAGGATGTGGTGTTCACAGATGAGATGGCGCACTTTGACCGGGAGAGAATCCCTGAAAGAGTGGTGCATGCCAAAGGAGCAG GGGCCTTTGGCTATTTTGAGGTGACTCATGACATCACTAACTATAGCAAAGCCAAAGTATTTGAAAAGATTGGGAAGAAGACCCCGATCGCCGCGCGCTTCTCCACCGTCg CTGGAGAGGCTGGCTCAGCAGACACCGTGCGTGACCCCCGCGGGTTCGCCGTGAAGTTTTACACAGAGGATGGAAACTGGGATCTGACTGGAAATAACACCCCAATTTTTTTCATCCGTGATGCGATGTTG ttccCATCATTCATCCATTCCCAGAAGAGAAACCCCCAGACTCACATGAAAGACCCTGACATGGTGTGGGATTTCTGGTCACTTCGTCCTGAATCTCTCCACCAG GTTTCCTTCCTGTTCTCCGACCGCGGTATCCCTGATGGTCACCGACACATGAACGGCTACGGATCTCACACCTTTAAACTGATCAATGCCAAAAATGAGCCGGTGTATTGTAAATTCCATTTCAAG ACCAATCAGGGCATCAGAAATCTGACTGTGGAGGAAGCCGGTCGCCTGGCTGCCGAAAATCCCGACTATGGCATCAATGACTTGTATGACGCCATTGCCAATGGAAACTacccatcctggaccttctacatcCAGGTCATGACATTCGAGCAAGCTGAGAAATACCCATTCAATCCTTTTGACTTGACTAAG ATCTGGCCTCACAAGGATTACCCTCTCATCCCTGTGGGTAAGATGGTCCTGGACCGTAACCCAGCCAACTACTTTGCAGAGGTGGAGCAGAGTGCCTTTGATCCAAGTAACATGCCTCCTGGGATAGAGCCAAGCCCAGATAAAATGTTGCAG GGTCGGCTCTTCTCATACCCAGACACACACAGACACCGCTTGGGTGCCAACTATCTCCAGTTACCTGTGAACTGCCCCTACAGGACTCGTGTAGCCAATTACCAACGGGACGGACCCATGTGCTTCTCTGACAACCAGG GTGGAGCTCCAAATTATTACCCCAACAGCTTCTCTGCTCCTGATGTTCAGCCTTCTGCCCGAGAAAGCAGATTCCGGGTGTCTGCTGATGTGTATCGCTACAACAGCAGTGATGAGGACAATGTCTCACAG GTTCGTGACTTTTACACCAAAGTGTTGAGTGAAGAAGAACGCCAGAGGTTGGTTGAGAACATCGCTGGACACTTGAAGGACGCCCAGCTGTTCATCCAAAAAAGAGCT GTGAAAAATTTCTCTGACGTTCACCCAGAGTACGGCTCCCGTGTCCAGGCTCTGCTGGACAAGTACAATGCAGAAGGCCGCAGTAAG aGAACCGTGAAGACTTACACCCAGCATTCCGCCCATGTGACTGCAAATGACAAGTCCAACTTGTAG